CAGTGACTGTAACTGGAAGAAGACATATACCGATACGTTCAGATGGTTCGATATCACGATGGCCGAACGCGCGGACCCCCACCACGTCGCGGACCGACTCGTCTGTCCGAACTGTCCGGCGGACTATCCGACGCCGTTCTCGAAGCGCTATATTAGCTGCCGGCGCTGTGGCACCGAGTTCCTGGCTCCCGACGAGGCCCGCGACGAGGACGACGGAACCGAACCGGACCCCGAGAGCGGACACGAACCGATCCGCCGGACCGACGGCGGAGGCGCCGAACGGGTCGACGGACGGGAGAGCGCCCGACGAATCGATCGTCGACTCGATCGAGGAACCGTAGAAGGGGACGGAGACCGGATCGGACGCTCCCTGCGAGCGATCCGGAGGAGCGCTCCGGTGATCGCACTGGCGTTCAACGTCGCGGCGCTCTCGCTGTGGGGGCTCGGACTCGCCTCCTTCGAGATCGCCGTGCTGACCGTCCTGCTCGTGATGAACGGGGTCGCCGTCCAGGATCGCCTCTAGGCGACGTCCTCGAGGACGGCCCGTGCAGCCGTTCGGCCACTTCGTATCGCAGCCTGGATCGACGACCAGCGGGTGTAGTCGCCCGCCAGGTAGACGGGACCGTCGGGATCCCGCGGATCGGGCAGTCGCTCGTAGATTCCGGGTGGCTGGGCGAACTGAGCGAACTCGATTCGATCCGTGCGGCGGGGCTCGAGCGCGTCGAACCGTCGCTCGGGGTACCACGCCTCGAGGGTCTCGCGGGTGATCGCCGCGAGCTCGTCGTCGCTCTCCTCGCGCTCGCCCAGGTACGTCGCGCTGAGCAGTTCCGCGCCGTCGGGCGCGTACTCCGGGGCGACCGCGCTGTGGGGGACGACGTGGTTGGGTCCGTCCTTGGTCGCGTTCAACAGAAGCCGCTTTCCGGTCTCGAGGTCGGTTCCACCGGGCAGCTCGTAGTACTGAGTGACACAGGAGCGCGCGTCGGTCGGGATCGATTCGACGCCCGTTAGCTCACTGGCCGCGAGCGGGTCGGTCGCGACGACGACCGCGTCGGCGGCGTCCTCGCCGTCCGCGGTGGTCACCGTCGCCGACTCGCCGTTCGTCCCCTCGCTCGAGACGTCGGTCACTTCGGTCCCGAGCTCGATGCTGGCGCCGGCGACCCGCGCCTCCTGGGCGAGCTGGGCGGGGATCGCGGCCATCCCGGTTGCGGGCACGGCCACGCGGCTCGTCAACAGGGTCCGGAACGTGTACTCGAAGACCCGACTCGAGGTCGACAGCGACCGATCGAGACAGATCCCGCCGTAAAAGGGTGCGACGAAGTTCCCGATGAACCGATCCGAGAACCCTCGTTCGCGGAGATACTCCTCGATCGTCGTGTCCGAACCGGCGGTCTCGAAGATCGCCTCCGGATCCCGCCGTGCGAGTTCGGCGGCGAGGCGAGCGACTCGAAGCTTGTCACCCGTCGAGACCTCCCGGCTGGCGAGGGTCGCGGGCAGCGCCTTCGGCTCCCGGATCGGATCCGAGAGCGTCGATCGGCTCCCCGGTCTAGCGATACAGGCGCCGGGAGCGAACCGACGCAGGTCGAGGGCGTCGAGGTCCAGTTCCGCTCGGACGGCGGGGTAGGACGGGAAGAGAACCTGGAATCCGCGATCGAACCGGAACCCCTTCCGCTCGTGGGTCCACACCCGGCCGCCGACGTTCTCGGCTCGTTCGAACAACGTTACGTCTAGCCCCGCCCCGGCGAGATGTCGGGCGGCGACGAGTCCGGCGAGTCCGCCGCCGGCGACGGCGACTCGCGGCGTCTGGGTCATACCCCCTGGTTGGAAACCGAGACGGAAAGTCGTACCCGTCGCGGTAGCCGGCTCGAGGGGC
This genomic window from Natronococcus occultus SP4 contains:
- a CDS encoding NAD(P)/FAD-dependent oxidoreductase; the protein is MTQTPRVAVAGGGLAGLVAARHLAGAGLDVTLFERAENVGGRVWTHERKGFRFDRGFQVLFPSYPAVRAELDLDALDLRRFAPGACIARPGSRSTLSDPIREPKALPATLASREVSTGDKLRVARLAAELARRDPEAIFETAGSDTTIEEYLRERGFSDRFIGNFVAPFYGGICLDRSLSTSSRVFEYTFRTLLTSRVAVPATGMAAIPAQLAQEARVAGASIELGTEVTDVSSEGTNGESATVTTADGEDAADAVVVATDPLAASELTGVESIPTDARSCVTQYYELPGGTDLETGKRLLLNATKDGPNHVVPHSAVAPEYAPDGAELLSATYLGEREESDDELAAITRETLEAWYPERRFDALEPRRTDRIEFAQFAQPPGIYERLPDPRDPDGPVYLAGDYTRWSSIQAAIRSGRTAARAVLEDVA